The Candidatus Phaeomarinobacter ectocarpi genome includes a region encoding these proteins:
- a CDS encoding alpha/beta fold hydrolase — translation MKRIALYAAGLIVGLPLTLLALGSIYQMAAAAMDRSAYPMAGELVSVDGVDLHLHCSGEANAGPTVVLLTGMGSLSSAWQPVMDGLATTHHVCTYDREGTGWSSDSGQPRDALIAASRLRDLAANNGFRGPYILVGHSYGGVVARIFADTYPQLTGGIVLVDSAHQDMGQRFPEEAQIAFADLLASFALVEKLNYTGIPRAFSLMAPAVDGLEGENLAASMSKLNTVEHMRGSAAEAEGWERSASRARQVATLGDMPLFVLVASGWPKFMVPSWLEMQGELAALSSNSRFDVVEGANHSQIAMDKRYAPRVVAAVRHVADQAAGTN, via the coding sequence ATGAAACGCATTGCCCTGTATGCAGCCGGACTGATTGTCGGCCTTCCCCTCACACTTTTGGCGCTTGGCAGCATCTATCAGATGGCGGCGGCCGCTATGGACCGCTCGGCTTACCCCATGGCCGGCGAGTTGGTGAGTGTGGATGGCGTAGACCTCCATCTTCATTGTTCTGGTGAAGCTAATGCCGGGCCTACAGTCGTATTGCTAACTGGAATGGGCAGCCTTTCTTCTGCCTGGCAACCCGTCATGGACGGTCTGGCAACTACACATCACGTATGCACCTACGACCGTGAGGGCACTGGCTGGAGTTCTGATAGCGGACAGCCACGTGATGCCCTGATTGCCGCATCGCGACTTCGCGACCTTGCCGCAAACAACGGTTTTCGCGGCCCGTACATCCTTGTCGGACATTCCTATGGCGGCGTCGTCGCGCGAATTTTCGCCGACACGTATCCACAACTGACGGGCGGCATTGTGCTTGTTGATTCTGCCCATCAGGACATGGGGCAACGTTTTCCCGAGGAGGCACAAATTGCATTTGCTGATCTTCTCGCCAGTTTCGCTTTGGTCGAGAAACTCAACTACACGGGCATTCCACGTGCCTTCTCGCTCATGGCCCCTGCGGTTGACGGGTTGGAAGGCGAAAACCTCGCGGCCAGCATGAGCAAGTTGAACACAGTGGAGCACATGCGTGGCTCTGCTGCAGAAGCTGAAGGCTGGGAACGCAGTGCATCTCGAGCACGGCAGGTCGCAACACTTGGTGATATGCCGCTGTTCGTCCTGGTTGCAAGCGGCTGGCCCAAGTTCATGGTTCCCAGTTGGCTTGAAATGCAAGGTGAGCTTGCTGCCCTCTCGTCCAACAGCAGATTTGATGTGGTTGAGGGTGCCAACCATTCCCAGATTGCGATGGATAAAAGATATGCCCCCCGCGTCGTCGCAGCGGTCCGCCATGTTGCAGATCAAGCCGCAGGGACGAACTAG
- a CDS encoding ribonuclease J, protein MAKSNGPAGINDELVFLPLGGTGEIGMNFNLYGYGPAKDRKWLAIDLGITFPDATEPGIDVITPDPMFIEGERDNLLGLVLTHAHEDHIGAVPHLWERLKCPLYATPFTAAMLRGKLAEHGLLNDVPLHEIPLGGHLTLGPFEMQFVTLTHSIPEPNAIAIRTPLGNVMHTGDWKIDDNPLIGDTTDIATLKAFGDEGVRAIVCDSTNVLSPGRSGSEADVRKNLTALIGTLTGRVAVTTFASNLARLATIMEAAAANDRSTVLVGRSMHKITAAARETGYLKGIPLPVAEDDAGYLPPDNVLYLCTGSQGEARAALSRIADDSHRHISLSEGDTVIFSSKIIPGNELPIFELHNRLSERGIDVLTEKDHDVHVSGHPCRDELTMMYQWIRPELSIPVHGEPRHLLAHAELAEELQVPEQLVLRNGLMARIAPGPAEVIDDVPAGRLHLDGRILVRAGEAPLRERRQMSFAGNVVVSLVVDDDGQLLADADVAATGIPDLEDDLSIEDTCAEAAEDAVNRMRKSARRDDDAVAEAARRAVRGRIRFLWDKKPPVRVLVTRV, encoded by the coding sequence ATGGCAAAATCCAATGGGCCTGCCGGTATCAATGATGAACTCGTGTTTCTGCCTCTAGGCGGAACCGGCGAGATAGGTATGAATTTCAACCTGTATGGTTACGGACCTGCAAAGGACCGTAAGTGGCTGGCTATCGATCTGGGGATCACGTTTCCTGATGCCACCGAGCCGGGCATTGACGTCATCACACCTGACCCGATGTTCATAGAAGGCGAGCGGGACAACCTGCTGGGCCTGGTTCTCACCCACGCCCATGAGGACCATATCGGAGCGGTCCCGCATCTTTGGGAACGACTTAAGTGCCCCCTTTACGCAACGCCATTTACCGCTGCCATGTTGCGCGGGAAGCTGGCCGAGCATGGACTGCTGAATGATGTGCCGCTGCATGAAATTCCACTGGGCGGTCACCTGACTCTCGGGCCTTTCGAGATGCAGTTTGTGACGCTGACGCATTCAATCCCCGAGCCCAACGCAATCGCCATCCGTACACCGCTCGGCAATGTGATGCATACCGGCGATTGGAAGATCGACGATAACCCACTGATTGGCGATACGACTGATATTGCGACGCTCAAGGCATTTGGCGATGAGGGCGTCCGCGCGATTGTGTGTGACAGTACAAATGTCCTGTCTCCAGGGCGTTCGGGCTCTGAGGCCGATGTACGGAAGAACCTGACAGCTCTGATCGGAACTCTGACCGGCCGTGTGGCCGTGACAACATTCGCATCAAACCTTGCGCGTCTAGCAACCATCATGGAGGCAGCCGCTGCAAATGATCGCAGCACGGTCCTTGTGGGCCGAAGCATGCACAAAATCACAGCTGCCGCGCGGGAAACAGGATACCTGAAGGGAATACCTCTCCCGGTGGCCGAAGATGATGCGGGTTACCTGCCTCCGGACAATGTTCTGTACCTTTGCACTGGTAGTCAGGGAGAGGCGCGGGCCGCCCTCTCGCGCATTGCCGATGACAGTCATCGACATATCTCCTTGAGTGAGGGCGACACAGTGATTTTCTCTTCGAAAATCATTCCCGGTAATGAGTTGCCGATTTTCGAATTGCACAACCGCTTGTCAGAGCGCGGCATCGATGTGCTGACGGAAAAAGATCATGATGTGCATGTCTCCGGACATCCCTGCCGCGATGAACTGACCATGATGTATCAGTGGATAAGACCTGAACTTTCCATTCCTGTGCATGGAGAGCCTCGTCATCTGCTTGCGCATGCAGAGCTGGCAGAAGAACTTCAGGTGCCCGAGCAACTGGTTCTTCGAAACGGACTCATGGCGCGCATTGCGCCGGGCCCAGCAGAAGTCATTGATGATGTACCGGCAGGCCGATTGCATCTTGATGGCCGCATATTGGTACGGGCAGGAGAGGCGCCTTTGCGCGAACGTCGTCAGATGTCGTTTGCCGGCAATGTCGTCGTCTCACTTGTGGTGGATGATGATGGTCAGTTGCTTGCAGATGCCGATGTGGCCGCAACTGGTATTCCTGACCTCGAAGATGATTTGAGTATTGAAGACACGTGCGCGGAAGCGGCCGAAGACGCAGTCAACCGCATGCGAAAGTCTGCCAGGCGGGATGACGATGCTGTGGCTGAAGCAGCCCGGCGGGCCGTACGCGGGCGCATCCGTTTTTTGTGGGACAAGAAACCCCCGGTGCGCGTTCTAGTTACGCGTGTTTAG
- a CDS encoding biotin--[acetyl-CoA-carboxylase] ligase: MGLHHHAQIDSTNEEARRLASSGARGPAWICADTQSAGRGRRGRAWMSEPGNLFCTHLYAPECPLPRAAELSFVTALSVHDAVEGLGVQSLALKWPNDLLIDGAKVSGILIESAPGPTGHPSADPLLAIGIGVNITAAPDDTPYPATCLIGHGVSITPLDLLARLATAFQARAAQWNRGAGFETIRNDWLARARGVGGPITIRLHDEVIEGEFVSLDADGALEIRAGDTLRKISAGDVFFPNTPSRNSA; this comes from the coding sequence TTGGGCCTGCATCATCATGCTCAAATTGATTCAACGAATGAAGAAGCGCGCCGGCTTGCCAGCAGTGGCGCACGTGGGCCTGCATGGATATGCGCTGATACACAGTCCGCTGGACGTGGCCGCCGGGGCAGGGCCTGGATGTCGGAGCCCGGAAACCTTTTCTGTACTCACCTGTACGCGCCCGAATGCCCTTTGCCACGGGCGGCAGAACTTTCATTCGTGACGGCCTTGTCGGTACATGATGCTGTTGAAGGCTTGGGCGTTCAGAGCCTCGCGCTCAAATGGCCCAATGACCTTCTGATTGATGGTGCAAAAGTAAGCGGGATACTGATTGAATCAGCACCCGGGCCCACTGGCCATCCAAGTGCAGACCCCCTCCTTGCGATAGGGATCGGTGTAAATATAACTGCAGCGCCGGATGACACGCCTTACCCTGCAACTTGCCTGATAGGGCATGGTGTTTCGATTACACCGCTGGACCTGCTTGCCAGACTTGCTACGGCTTTTCAGGCCCGTGCAGCGCAGTGGAACAGGGGCGCCGGGTTTGAAACTATTCGCAATGATTGGCTGGCACGCGCACGCGGCGTTGGCGGACCAATAACCATCCGCCTTCATGATGAAGTGATTGAAGGAGAGTTTGTATCTCTTGATGCTGATGGTGCACTAGAGATACGCGCTGGTGATACACTACGCAAAATTTCGGCGGGCGATGTGTTCTTTCCCAACACGCCGTCCCGCAATTCAGCCTGA
- the proS gene encoding proline--tRNA ligase, translating into MRLSRFFLPILRETPKEAEIVSHRLMLRAGLVRQMSAGMYAWLPLGHIVLRKIEQIVREEQARAGAVELLMPTLQSADLWRESGRYDGYGKEMLRIQDRHERDMLYGPTNEEMITDIVRRDIKSYKDLPFTLYHIQWKFRDEIRPRFGVMRGREFLMKDAYSFDLSEEAARISYQKQFVAYLRTFGRMGLKAVPMKADPGPIGGDLSHEFIILADTGESEVFCHRDLVDMDIPGEDTDFDGDLSDIVAGRTSLYAATDEMHEPERFEAEVPEDKRLTARGIEVGHIFYFGTKYSEPMKAAVQGPEGSEVLLHGGSYGVGVSRLMGAIIEASHDDDGIIWPDAVAPFHVGLINLKSGDDATDAACDDVYAKLTNAGLDVLYDDRDERAGGKFATMDVIGLPWQLVIGPRGLKNGTVELKRRATGEKEELTIDTALNKLIG; encoded by the coding sequence ATGCGCCTCAGTCGTTTCTTCCTGCCAATCCTTCGCGAAACCCCGAAGGAAGCCGAAATCGTATCCCACCGCCTCATGTTGAGGGCTGGGCTGGTCCGCCAGATGAGCGCTGGCATGTATGCCTGGCTGCCGCTTGGCCACATCGTGCTGCGCAAGATCGAGCAGATCGTTCGTGAGGAGCAGGCGAGGGCGGGTGCCGTCGAGTTGCTGATGCCCACCCTGCAGTCGGCGGATCTGTGGCGCGAGTCCGGCCGCTATGACGGTTATGGCAAGGAGATGCTTCGCATTCAGGATCGTCACGAGCGCGATATGCTCTATGGCCCGACAAATGAGGAAATGATCACCGACATCGTCCGACGCGATATCAAATCGTATAAGGACCTTCCGTTCACGCTGTATCATATCCAGTGGAAGTTCCGCGATGAGATCCGTCCGCGCTTCGGCGTCATGCGCGGCCGCGAGTTCCTGATGAAGGACGCTTACTCCTTCGACCTGTCGGAAGAAGCCGCCCGCATTTCCTATCAAAAGCAGTTTGTTGCCTATTTGCGCACCTTCGGGCGGATGGGCCTCAAGGCTGTGCCCATGAAAGCAGACCCGGGCCCCATCGGCGGGGACCTATCACACGAGTTCATCATTCTGGCTGACACGGGCGAAAGTGAAGTCTTCTGCCATCGCGACCTGGTCGACATGGACATTCCAGGTGAGGACACGGATTTCGACGGCGATCTGTCTGACATCGTTGCTGGCCGAACCAGTTTGTACGCTGCAACCGACGAGATGCATGAGCCAGAACGTTTTGAAGCCGAAGTGCCAGAAGACAAGCGTTTGACCGCTCGAGGCATCGAGGTCGGACACATCTTTTATTTCGGCACCAAGTACTCAGAGCCCATGAAGGCAGCTGTGCAAGGGCCTGAAGGCTCGGAAGTCCTGCTGCATGGGGGGTCATATGGTGTCGGCGTTTCCCGCTTGATGGGGGCAATCATTGAAGCCAGTCATGACGATGACGGCATCATCTGGCCGGACGCGGTGGCGCCGTTCCATGTGGGCCTGATCAACCTGAAATCGGGCGACGATGCGACCGATGCCGCCTGTGATGACGTTTACGCGAAACTCACAAATGCCGGTTTGGATGTACTGTATGACGACCGGGATGAACGGGCAGGTGGTAAGTTCGCGACCATGGATGTGATTGGGCTGCCCTGGCAGTTGGTGATCGGACCTCGTGGTCTGAAGAACGGTACCGTTGAACTCAAACGCCGAGCGACGGGTGAAAAAGAAGAACTGACGATCGACACGGCTCTCAACAAATTGATCGGGTAA
- a CDS encoding DUF1467 family protein, translating to MSLAGGIAIFGLIWFLVLFAVLPFGVRTSAEAGDTLIEGAAESAPAKPQLLRKVLVTTGVALAIWSVAFAVLEYRLIALDDVPFLPRFEDAK from the coding sequence ATGTCTTTGGCAGGTGGGATCGCCATTTTTGGGCTGATTTGGTTTCTGGTGCTGTTTGCAGTGCTTCCATTTGGCGTGCGTACAAGTGCTGAAGCAGGTGACACGCTGATTGAGGGTGCTGCAGAGAGTGCGCCGGCCAAGCCGCAGCTCTTGCGCAAAGTTCTCGTAACGACCGGCGTTGCGTTGGCCATCTGGTCGGTTGCATTTGCGGTGCTGGAGTACAGGTTGATTGCCCTGGACGATGTGCCGTTCTTGCCCCGCTTTGAAGACGCCAAATAG
- a CDS encoding ABC transporter ATP-binding protein codes for MSKAALELQGVERTFMQGEDELRIFRGANLSVQPGELVALVGPSGAGKSSLLHIAGLMEQPDAGEVEIGGIPCMGLSDSEKTRVRRTEVGFVYQAHHLLAEFSATENVVLPQLIAGVKRKEAVAVAERLLGRLGLEERLEHRPAQLSGGEQQRVAIARALANRPRLLLADEPTGNLDPKTSRGVFNEFVQLTRGEGVAALVATHNLDLAREMDRVVLLHEGLLVDGADIAGNQL; via the coding sequence ATGAGTAAGGCCGCACTGGAACTGCAGGGTGTTGAACGGACATTCATGCAGGGTGAGGATGAACTGCGGATTTTCCGCGGAGCCAATCTGTCTGTTCAACCTGGCGAATTGGTTGCCCTTGTTGGCCCTTCCGGCGCGGGCAAGTCCTCGTTGCTGCATATAGCAGGACTGATGGAACAGCCTGATGCAGGCGAGGTCGAAATTGGCGGCATTCCGTGCATGGGTCTATCGGATTCCGAGAAGACGCGCGTGCGCCGAACCGAGGTCGGCTTCGTCTATCAGGCGCATCATCTGCTTGCCGAGTTCTCGGCGACCGAGAATGTCGTCCTGCCGCAGCTCATTGCGGGCGTGAAACGCAAGGAAGCCGTTGCTGTCGCTGAACGCCTGCTAGGCCGGCTTGGCCTCGAAGAACGCCTGGAGCACCGGCCTGCGCAGCTGTCTGGCGGTGAACAGCAACGGGTGGCCATTGCCCGAGCGCTGGCCAATCGGCCCCGGCTTTTGCTGGCGGATGAACCAACAGGCAATCTTGATCCAAAGACCTCACGTGGTGTGTTTAACGAGTTCGTCCAATTGACCCGCGGTGAAGGTGTTGCAGCACTCGTTGCCACTCACAACCTCGACCTGGCCCGTGAGATGGACCGGGTGGTCCTTCTGCATGAAGGCCTGCTGGTTGACGGCGCTGATATTGCCGGCAACCAGCTCTGA
- a CDS encoding lipoprotein-releasing ABC transporter permease subunit encodes MTEIAEQTDWTKADKASGRSTMPFSAFEWFLAGRYLRARRKEGFISVIALISFIGIMLGVATLIIVMAVMNGFRTELIGRILGLNGHMMVQSATGTFINYEAAAARIREVDGVVRVTPLVEGQVMASARQTASGALVRGMSTENLANFDIIADGIEGGSLDTYRNLEADGQSPLLLGARLAQALGVGVGDKITLLSPRGASTPFGTTPRVKAYIVAATFQIGMSEYDSSFIFMPLSEAQAFFRQNGSVSGIEVMIEKPDRVKDFTPSIKAAAGDIANVYDWQQMNGTFFNALQIERNVMFIILTLILLVAALNIISGLFMLVKDKGPDIAILRSMGATRGAMMRVFLIVGAAIGVLGTIAGFIIGVLFCENIEAIRQALIFLTGAQLFDPAIYFLNELPAEMEMSEVISVVVMSLVLSLLATIYPSWRAARLDPVEALRYE; translated from the coding sequence ATGACCGAGATTGCTGAACAGACCGACTGGACCAAAGCGGACAAGGCGTCGGGCAGGTCGACAATGCCGTTCTCGGCATTTGAGTGGTTCCTTGCAGGGCGTTATTTGCGCGCGCGCCGTAAAGAAGGCTTCATCTCCGTTATCGCGCTGATCTCATTCATTGGCATCATGCTGGGCGTTGCCACGCTGATCATCGTCATGGCGGTGATGAATGGTTTCCGTACGGAACTTATCGGGCGCATTCTGGGTCTGAACGGCCACATGATGGTGCAGTCAGCAACGGGCACTTTCATCAACTATGAGGCAGCCGCCGCACGCATCCGCGAAGTAGACGGCGTGGTGCGGGTGACACCTCTTGTCGAGGGGCAGGTCATGGCATCTGCCCGCCAGACAGCATCCGGTGCTCTCGTGCGTGGAATGTCGACCGAGAATTTGGCCAACTTTGATATCATCGCTGATGGCATCGAAGGGGGCTCGCTGGACACCTACCGCAATCTTGAAGCAGACGGCCAAAGCCCGTTGCTGTTGGGCGCGCGACTTGCTCAGGCGCTTGGCGTTGGTGTGGGTGACAAGATCACGCTGCTATCACCGCGAGGCGCATCGACCCCCTTTGGAACAACGCCGCGTGTAAAAGCCTACATTGTTGCCGCGACGTTCCAGATCGGAATGTCTGAGTATGACTCAAGCTTCATTTTTATGCCGCTGAGTGAAGCGCAAGCCTTCTTCCGCCAGAACGGTTCCGTGTCCGGCATCGAGGTCATGATCGAGAAACCGGATCGAGTGAAAGACTTTACGCCGTCGATCAAGGCCGCTGCCGGAGACATTGCGAACGTCTATGACTGGCAGCAAATGAATGGCACGTTCTTCAATGCCCTGCAGATCGAGCGCAACGTGATGTTCATCATTCTGACGCTGATCCTCCTCGTCGCAGCGCTCAACATCATTTCGGGTCTGTTCATGCTGGTGAAGGACAAGGGGCCGGACATTGCGATCCTCCGCAGCATGGGTGCGACGCGCGGCGCCATGATGCGTGTCTTTCTGATTGTCGGGGCGGCCATCGGCGTATTGGGAACGATTGCAGGTTTCATCATCGGCGTTCTGTTTTGCGAAAACATCGAAGCCATTCGTCAGGCGTTGATCTTCCTGACTGGCGCCCAATTGTTTGATCCTGCCATTTACTTCCTCAATGAGCTGCCGGCCGAAATGGAAATGAGCGAGGTCATTTCCGTTGTGGTGATGTCACTTGTTCTCTCCTTGCTCGCGACGATCTATCCAAGCTGGCGCGCCGCCCGCCTCGATCCGGTAGAGGCACTGCGATATGAGTAA
- a CDS encoding type III pantothenate kinase, with amino-acid sequence MLLTIDTGNTNTVFGIHDGKEWRAQWRTSTATGRTADEYIVWLSELMRMQQMEISDVTGCIISTVVPQSLFNLRNLSRRYLNIEPKVIGENVELGVAVDMDNPREVGADRLVNAVGAFVSHGGPLLIVDSGTATTFDVVDDNGAFQGGIISPGINLSMQALHDAAAKLPRVAIERPEQTIGRNTVEAMQSGVFWGYICLIEGLIDRVKAEFGKPMKVVATGGVASLFDGATDKIDVFDPDVTSVGLLEIYGRNS; translated from the coding sequence ATGCTGCTGACAATTGATACCGGCAATACCAATACTGTCTTTGGCATCCATGATGGCAAAGAGTGGCGCGCTCAATGGCGGACATCCACAGCGACGGGCCGGACTGCGGACGAATACATCGTCTGGTTGTCCGAACTGATGCGTATGCAGCAAATGGAAATCAGCGATGTCACAGGCTGCATCATTTCAACTGTTGTACCCCAATCGCTCTTCAACCTGCGCAACCTCAGCAGACGCTATCTGAATATTGAGCCCAAGGTCATCGGCGAAAATGTAGAGCTTGGGGTCGCGGTTGATATGGACAACCCGCGCGAGGTCGGGGCTGATCGGTTGGTCAATGCGGTTGGCGCATTTGTATCCCACGGGGGACCACTTCTGATCGTGGATAGCGGCACGGCAACCACATTTGATGTGGTTGATGACAACGGCGCCTTTCAAGGCGGCATCATTTCACCTGGCATCAACCTCTCAATGCAGGCATTGCATGATGCGGCTGCCAAACTGCCCCGTGTTGCTATCGAGCGTCCGGAGCAAACCATTGGGCGCAATACAGTAGAGGCCATGCAGTCGGGTGTATTCTGGGGCTACATCTGTTTGATTGAAGGGCTGATTGATCGCGTGAAGGCCGAGTTCGGAAAGCCGATGAAGGTTGTTGCGACGGGTGGGGTCGCGTCGCTCTTTGACGGTGCAACGGACAAGATCGATGTGTTTGACCCGGACGTCACGAGCGTTGGCCTGCTTGAGATTTACGGCCGCAACTCCTGA
- a CDS encoding glutathione S-transferase family protein produces MKIYDYGIAPNPRRVRIFLHEKGIEAEYEKIDIRKREGRTEAFLEKNPLGGIPVLELDDGTCISESVAICRYFEALHPEPNLFGAAPGEIAEIDMWLRRIEMYLMSPAGLVWIHGNELTAHLLEQNPGTAEFGRARTYYFYDILNKALEGKEFLASDRYSIVESVALPTLDFITTLVGVPYKAEHTNIKTWHEMMSARESANA; encoded by the coding sequence ATGAAAATCTATGACTACGGCATAGCGCCGAACCCAAGGCGCGTGCGCATCTTTCTGCACGAAAAAGGCATTGAGGCAGAGTACGAGAAAATCGATATCCGCAAGCGGGAAGGTAGAACCGAGGCGTTCCTCGAAAAGAATCCGCTTGGTGGGATTCCCGTGCTTGAGCTGGATGATGGGACTTGCATTTCAGAGTCCGTCGCTATCTGCCGATACTTTGAAGCCCTCCACCCTGAGCCCAATCTGTTCGGTGCGGCACCAGGTGAGATTGCTGAGATAGACATGTGGCTACGGCGTATCGAGATGTATTTGATGTCCCCCGCCGGGCTTGTCTGGATACATGGCAATGAGTTGACGGCCCATTTGCTCGAGCAGAACCCTGGCACTGCTGAGTTCGGTCGAGCGCGGACGTATTACTTCTATGACATTTTGAACAAGGCATTGGAGGGCAAAGAATTTCTTGCTTCCGATCGCTATTCAATCGTCGAAAGCGTGGCACTGCCAACTCTGGATTTCATTACCACTCTTGTTGGGGTTCCGTACAAAGCGGAACATACGAATATCAAGACCTGGCATGAAATGATGTCAGCACGAGAGAGTGCAAACGCCTAG